AAAAATTTTTGAATTATTTTTTCAATATATTGATAACAAAAGGAGAAAGCTATCTTTCCTGCAATATTTTTTTCTTTGACTGAAAATAGAGCTTCACCCATTATATAGAGCCAATCTTCCTCTTTTTGTTCGTTAAATAATTCAATCAAATCTTTTATAATCCTAACATTAGGTAATTCTGAGCAAATTTCAACTTCTATCATATCGCTTATGGCGCACCCTACGGAATTTAAAACAAGATTACCTACTTCAGAAATAGCTTCTAATTCAAGAACATCAAACGATTTGTCTCCATTTTCATCTTGATTCATTATTGTATTGACAAGGGTTTTTCCAGATAATATTGGAAAGAGCAAAAATCCTTCACCCTCCAATCCTCCAGAAAAATTTTGAGTCACAGCAACAAATTCATTTAATCCTGCTAATTTTGACTCAAAAAAGGGTTTTAAGCTATCCTTTTCTTTTATTAATATTTCTATGGTAGGAACACTTAAAATTATTTCCTCTCCAAGTAATTCTGAAAGGGAAACAGCAGATCTTCCAATTCCTGTGTTAAAAAGCTCCAAAATTATATCTTTTATATCATCTGTGATTTCTATCATAAAATTTTCCTAAAATGTATAAAGTTTTTTAGCTTAGTTAGCATATCACTAAAGCTATAACAAGGCAAAAACAGCTTTATAAAATAATTATAAGCATATAATTTTTCATTTTTCAAACTGGATTCCAGCCTTCGCGGGAATGACGTGAGTATTGTGCCGTCATTCCCGCGAAGGCGGGAATCCAGTTTAAATATCGTTTTTTAAAAGTGTTAACTTAATTTTTCCTGTATTATGAAGGATGCCTATTTTAGCAACTTTGAGTAAAAGCTTTAGTAACTTTAATCGAAAAACCTATACAATATTCTTGACAGTTTGAATCTATACATTTACTTTTGCGTAATTTATTTTATTTTTATCAAAAATCTATTCTAAGGAGTTATTAATTTTATGGATCTAATGAAAAAACTAATTAAGAAATATTCAAGGCGTTCGTTTGTCAGGATTTTTTTTTATAGCACTTTCTTATTATGTTTAATGTGTGCTGGAATTTACTTAGGCAACGATTTTTTACTTTCCAAAATAACAAGCATTGCTGAAGCAAAACCTGATGACCCTCAAATAGTAGAATTATTTAATCTTGCAACTATCATTAATGATAATCTATTAATTTATGTTATTCCTATATTCTGTGGTGTATTTTATCTATTTATTTTAATAATGTGGATGTCTCTTCGTTTTGCAGTATCTAAGCTCATTAAGGCTGATTTATCTTCAATATCCCAGAAAAATTTAGACAATGCTGGAGATGAAAGCCTTTCCCAGAAAGACAGAAAAGAGCAAGCAAAAAGAATTTATCTCCATCTTTTTTCTGTACTTCAAAGAGAAGGAAGATTTATGGATTTTTTATCTGAAGATTTAACTCTTTATGAAGATGAGCAAATAGGCTCCGCTGTGAGAAATATCCATGAAAATTGTAAAAAAATTATTGACAAATATCTTTCACCAAAAGAAGTTATCAATCAAGAAGAAGGGGAGGAAATTAATATCATGCCAGACTTTGATGCAAATTCGATAAAATTAATCGGAAATGTTGTAGGCTCTCCGCCTTTTAAAGGAATTTTACGTCATAAAGGATGGAAGGCAACAAAACTTGAGCCGCCAACCCTTTCTCCTTCTCAAGATTCAAAAATAATAGCACCGGCTGAAGTAGAAATTCCTTAAATTATATATAACATCAATTTGTAAAAGGAACACTTATGGAAAGCAATATTATAACCGAAAATGATAAGCAAAAAATACTCGATCTATTTTTTAAAAACTCTATTATAGGATTCTGTATCACTGATAATGAAGGAATCTTTGTTGAAGTAAACAAAGCTTATTGTGACATTTATGGCTATAAAAAAAATGAATTAATTGGCAAAAGCTTTTTGATTGTTGTTCCTGAGGACAAAAAAGCTGAAGTATCTAAAATATACAAAGAATCTATGATTGACGGAAAAGAGATTCCATCCGAATGGAAGGCTGTAAAAAAGGACAAATCATTAATAAATATACAAGTGACAGCAAATATATTTACAAACAATGATGGGAAAAAATTTAAAATCACAACTGTTTCAGATATTACAGAAAGAAAAAAATTTGAAATGGAACTTAAAAAGCTTTCAATGGCAATTGAAGAAAGCATCAATATTGTGTTTATTACCGATTTAAAAGGAATAATTGAGTATGTAAATCCAATGTTTGAAAAAATAACCGGTTATTCCAGCCAAGAAGCAATAGGACAGGTTCCAAGCATATTAGCATCAGGAGAAACTACAAGAGCGCAATATTCGGAGTTTTGGAAAACTATCAAGTCTGGAAAAACTTGGAGAGGCGATTTTAAAAATAAAAAGAAAAACGGAGAATTCTATTGGGCAAAAGGTTTAGTTTCTCCTATAAAAAATGAGCTTAATCAAATTAGTCATTTTCTCGCAATACAGGAAGATGTATCAGCAAAAATGATTGCCGAACAAAAAGCTGAATATCTTACAAACTATGACGGTCTTACAGGATTATTGAATAGGGATAAATTTATTGAAAAATTGGAAAAACAAATAGCAACTATAGATAAAGGCTGTTTTGTAATATCTGATTTAGACGGGTTTAAAGATATTAATGATATATATGGGCATAATTTTGCTAATGATTTTTTTAAAAGGCTTATTGGCATTATGAAGCAAAAATTAGCCGAAAACTTGGAATATGATAAATACCTTATAGGCAGGCTTGGAGAAGATGATATAGGAATATTGTTCCAAACTAATTCCGATGAAACATTTAAAATTATCGAGGATATTAGAAAAAATATTGAAAGCTTCAGATTTACAGATAAATCAATTCAAGCGACCGTATCATCAGGTATAGTTCAATTTCCAGAATACGGAAAAGATATTCAAGTTATTATAAGCAATGCTAATATGGCATTACACAGGTCAAAAATATTCGGTAAAAACAAAACGTCAATATTTACGGACAAAGACAAAGAACTTCAAAAAATCCATACAAGACTTCATCAAAAAGATAAAATTCTTAAAGCCCTTGATGAAGACCGATTTGAAATTTATTTTCAGCCTTTGCTTGATTTAAAAACAAACGAAATTCACCATTATGAAGTTCTCGCCAGAATGCGAGGAGAAGACGGAAGAATTATCCTTCCAGGATATTTTATACCTGCTGCCGAAGCTTTTGGATTAATCAGCTATATTGATAAGGTAATTACAAAAAAAGCTATTAAATATCAATCAGATTTAATGAAACAAGGCCAATTTTACACTTTTGCCATGAATCTTTCAGGCAAAGAACTTGGCGATGATGACATGCTTAATTATCTGAAAGAAGAAATCAAAAGCGTAGGTGCTGACCCAAAAGGTCTTGTATTTGAAATAACTGAAACCGCTGCAATACACGATATAGACAGAGCTATAAAATTTATAAATTCTTTACAGTCAATGGGCTGTAGCTTTTCTTTAGATGATTTTGGAGTAGGGTTTACATCATTCACTTATTTAAGGGATATGAATGTTGATTTTATAAAAATCGACGGCGCTTTTGTTAAAAGAATAAAGGAAAACAAAACGGATAAAGCTATAGTAAAATCAATCAACACTATCGCTAAAGAAATGAAAATTAAAACCATAGCTGAATTTGTAGAAGATGAAGCCACATTAAAAATTTTAAAAGAACTTGAAGTAGATTTTGGGCAAGGCTTTCTTATAGGGAAACCCGCTCCAACATTAATAAGTGACAGGCTATTCAGATAATAATATATAATAATAAGTGAGAATTCATAAAAGTTTATAAAAAACTGGATTCCCGCCTTCGCGGGAATGACGTAGGTGTTGCGCCGTCATTCCCGAGAAGGCGGGAATCCAGAATTCAAAGTGTAAACTAAAATTGCCAGCGTAAAAAAAGTTATAATTTATTATGGATTTTCGAGTAGTTTGAAATGATGGACAAACATCATGGAGGAAATAAATGCCTACTGCAAATAAAGGAACTATTTTAATTGTAAATGACCATGAAGAAAATTTAAAGAATCTAAGTTCCATTTTAACTAAAAATGGATATATAGTTCATCCAGTAATTAGCGCTCAATTGGCTCTTAAAGCAGTTTCCCAATGCCAACCTGACCTAATTTTACTCGACATTCTTATGCCTGATATGGGAGGGTATGAAGTATGTGAATGCCTAAAAGCCAATGAAGAAAGTCGTGATATTCCAGTTATTTTTATTAGTGTTGTAGAAGATATATCAGCTAAAGTAAAGGCTTTTCAGATGGGATGTGTGGACTATATGACTAAGCCATTTCGTGAGGAAGAAATATTAGTACGTATAGAGCTACATTTAAAATTAAGACAAATGGAATTATCTCTCAAGGCGGCAAACGCTCAACTTCAACAAAAAATTACTGAACAGAAACGAATAACTGAACAACTTATCCAATCTAAAAAAATGGCGGCTATTGGAACGTTAGCCGGAGGGATTGCTCACGAATTCAATAATATTATTGGAATTATTACAGGAAATATTTCTTATGCTCTATCTCAAATAAATGAGAATGAAGAGCTTTTCGAAGTGCTATCAGATGTTCAAGACGGAGCAAATCAAGCAAAAAAACTAACGCAGCGGCTTATTACTTTTGCTGAAGGAGATACTCCAATTAAAACGACAAAGTTTGATTTCAAAAAATCTGGAAAAATCCTTGTCATGGATGATCAAGAAGCCATATTGAAATTAACCGGAAGACTTTTAAACTATATGGGATATGAAGCTGCTTTTGCAAAGGATGGAGAGCAGGTTATTAAAATATATCAAGAAGCATTAAAATCCGGAAATCCATTTGACGTAGTGATTCTTGATTTAACAATTCCAGAGAAAATGGGTGGTATAGAAACCATAAAAGAATTATTGAAGATCGATCCAAAAGTTAAAGCTCTTGTTTCAAGTGGATATTCAATCGATCCTGTAATGGCTAATTTTCAAGATTATGGTTTCTGTGGAGCTCTTCCTAAGCCGTATACAAAGAAACAATTATCTGAGACTTTAAATCAAATATTAAAATGAAACCTTTATTTCCTAAACGACTATGTAAAGGCGAAACAATAGGAATTGCAGCACCGGCTGGAGCCTTTAATATTGAAAAATTTAATCAAGGCATTGAAATATTAAAAAATCAAGGATTCAATGTTGTTACACCTGAAGGTATCTTTAATCAAAAATCATATTTTGCTGGTAGTGATACTGAAAGAGCTAAAATATTAAATAGACTTTTTGCCGACAAAAGTATAAAAGCCATTATTGCGGCAAGAGGTGGTTTTGGCTCAATGAAAATCCTTAATCTTATTAATTTTAATTCAATAAGAAAAAATAAAAAAATCTTTATTGGCTTTAGCGATATATCGGCTATATTAGGACATATCTGGAAACAAAGCAGACTCGTTTGTTTTCATGGACCTGTTGTTACAAACCTCAATTCCATAGATGCGTTATCAATACAATCCTTAATTTATGCAATCTCTTCTGATAATACCATTGAAATAAAAACATCTTTAAATCATGTTATAAAAAAAGGAACTTCCGAAGGAATAATACTTGGAGGTAATTTATCTACTATTTGCCATCTTGTTGGAACACCATTTCAAATTAATTTTAGAAATAGCATAATGTTTATTGAAGATATAAATGAGCCTCCTTATAAAATTGATAGAATGCTTACTCAAATGAATCTTGCAGGATGTTTCAATGGAATAAAAGGCATTATGCTTGGATCTTTTGAAAACTGTGGAGATTTAAACGAAATTTATAAAATACTTGATGAACAGTTTATGAAAAAAAAGATTCCAATACTCGGAGGGTTTGATATCGGACATTCTACACGAAATCTTACTATACCGCTTGGCATCAAAGCTATAATTGATACAAACAACAATTCACTAATTTATAAAAAATGTGCTACTGAAAAATAACACAGAATCTGCGTTTTAAGGAACTTATTATGAAATTTGAAATCCTTGCAACAGGAAATGAACTTACAACAGGAAAAATCATTGACAGTAATTCCGCATATATTGCTACTAAACTTCAAGAATGCGGTTGTGAAGTAAGCAGGTTAAATTGTGTCGGAGATGATAAGGACTCAATAGTGTCCATTTTAAAAGAAATAAGCCAAAGAGCAGATATATCAATAGTAACAGGAGGATTAGGGCCAACTACGGATGATCTCACTTCTGATGCTGCAGCTATTGCATCAGAAAAAAATCTGCTTTTTCATGAAAATGTTTGCGAGCATATTAAAGATTTATTTAAAAAATTTGGTAGAACTATGCCTGAAGCCAATAAAAAACAGGCTTTCTTCCCTGAGAAATCTGAAATACTTGACAATCCTGTCGGAACTGCGCCCGGATTTTATCTGGTTATTAGCAAATGCCACTTCTTTTTTATGCCCGGAGTTCCAAGTGAAATGTATAAAATGTTTGATGAACAAGTCATGCCCCGCATATATAAAATTCTTGGAATACAAAAAGATTTTACTTTGTCAAAAAATTTTTCCTTGTTCGGAATGCCGGAGTCGTTAATCAGCTCTAAACTTGAAGATTTTTCTAAAATATTTAAATCTATAAATGTTGGAATGAGGGCAAAATTTCCTGATATTGAAGTAACACTTTATGGGAAAGGCTCAGAAAAAGTTCAAATTAATAACGAATTGGATTTAGCGTCCAATGAGCTTATGAATAGGCTTGGAAATTATGTTTATTCCACAAATAAAGAATCCATAGAAAAAATCATTGGGAATTTACTTTTAAACACAAATGCAACATTATCTTTAGCTGAAAGCTGTACAGGTGGTCTTATCAGTCATATGATTACTTCCGTTTCTGGAAGTTCAGATTATTTCCTTTTTTCAGGAGTTACATATTCAAATGAAGCAAAGGTATCAGTGTTGGGGGTTTCACAAAATACTTTGGAAACACATGGAGCTGTAAGCCAAGAAACCGTAACAGAAATGGTCAGAGGCGTTCAAAATTTAACAGGCTCAACATATTCCATTGCAACAAGCGGCATAGCTGGACCTACTGGCGGAACTGAAACAAAACCTGTAGGAACTCTATGCGTAGGATTAGCTTATCCTAATGGATTAGAAAGTTTTCATCTATACTTGCCAATTGGTGATAGAATACAAAAAAAAGAAATTTTTGCTTTTGCCGCTCTTGATATTTTAAGAAGAAAAATTCTAAATATGCCTTATCTAAAAGCTTTGATGGTTGCTCACACAAAAGTTGTTTAAAAGACAATCCTATTATTGATAGCAATATCAATAATAATAAAAAATTATATCTACATTCAATAATTTTAGCCTTAGTCATAGCTTTTTATTATTGATATAACATTCAATAATATTTATTTTTTATCTATTTTAAATTTTTTTCCAGCTTATTTATAGCGGCAATATATTCAGGCGACCTGTCAAGATAAAAAGAAAGCGCTCTTGAAAAATCTGTACCTACTATGGCATCAATAAAAAGAAGACATATTTCTTTCTGCCTGTGAATTAAAATAGATTGAGCTTCAAGTAATATTGTTCGCTCCACAGGAGATAATTGAGCTATAGTTTCTCTAAAAGCATCCCTCGCTCTTGGTTGGTACATCCAAAAATACAGTAAATCAAGGGTATTAATTATAATAATATTTGCTATATCGATTGCTTCTGTATTTCCTGTGCTTTTTATTTTTGAAGGAGTTTTAAGCATTTCCATAACATCAGATGCAGGGTAAAGGGCTTCAAGCTTAGTGTAAGCATCAAAAAATTGGTCAATTTTATTTTCATATTCCCTTAAACGAATATTTATATTTTGCTTTCTGTCTGCAAGACCTTCAATAAAGCCAGCAACACAATCAGATGCTGTTTTAGAAATTATTGCCGCCCATTTTTGAAGAATATCAAAAATATTAGGAACTCCCACAGCAATTAATATACTTCCGACTATAAAATTAAATAAAATAGCAACAGGTATAGATATTACACTTCTAAAAAAATTTCCAACTACAGCTTCCCGCGGAAGTCCCCGAAAAAAATTGTGGCTTACAAGGTAAATTCCATTAACTAAAGCCATTATGCCATAAAGCAAAATAGGTTCAGTTTTAGTTGTAATGCTAAAAGTTTGGTTTAAAATTAATGTTTTAGTAAAATAATCAAGTAAAGGCACTGAAAAGCCTGTAAAAAGGAGAGAATCAGTAATTCTTTCCCAACTTACATACTCTTTCCACCTAAGAAGTGGTGAACGTTTTAAACCGCCGCCACCTAAAACTGATTGAAATATATTCCGTAAACCAGTTATTCCAAACCAGATAAAAGCTCCAAAATAAGCAAGAAGCCACCAGTCATTAGTTAATGCAAAGGTTAAAAATGCAGGAATAAATCCAGCTATGACTTTAAGAATATTTTTTATTTTTGTTCTTAAATAAGGAAAGGCAAATCCAATGGAGCTTTCTTCTTTTTTAGGGGTAATAAATAACTCATTTGAATAATCTTCGTGAATACCTCCTAAAGCAACTATGTTTCCTTGTTCAGTCATTCTTGTGGAATGATCAAGGTAAAGCCAGTCGTTAGTTATCTCATAAGCTATAAATTTAAAAAAAGATATTTTATTTAAAAGCCTATAAAATAAGGCTTTAGTGAGTTTTATATCTTCTTGGGGTATAAATGTTTTACGCTTATAGGCACGCACATTAATAGGTATAACTTTCCATTTTGACAGCTTTTTTATTTGATTTTGAGTCTTCAACGGCAAGGTATCAATTACAGATAAGCCCATTCCATACATTTGAGACGAACGGCCTGTTGAATCGCTTCCAATCCTTGACTTTAAAAATGATACTTTATACATATCTTTAAAATCAGAAATATCGTGAAGTATATTTGTAAGCCTTTTCACTCGGTCAATTTTATCAAAGTATGATGAATCTTCAACCTTCTTTATTACCTCTTGCATGAGATTTTTTAATGGGATAACATTGCTCGCATTTATAGCTTCCTGAAGTCTAATAATATCGGGTATATGATCTCTAATTCCGCTTGTGTAGTCTTTTAAATTAAATATTTCAAGCCGGGTTATCTTTCCTGATGATTCATAAAGTATTTCTATAACATCTTCAACCCTAAGATTGCTAAGATTAAGTGTTAAACGATAGCCATAAGTAAGACCTACCAATTTTTCTAACAGTTCATAGGGTCTTAATGTAAGCAATTCTGGAATATCTTTATTATCACTTGGAACATTAGGATTAAAGATATCAGGATTTTTATCGGGCTCAAGATATTTTTCTACTATATCTTCCGAACTAATTTTATTCATCTCAGATAATAAAGCTTCTATTCTTTTTTTCTCATCTACATCGGCTTTGTCGTAAATACTTCTTAATTCTTCAACTTTCTTTTGCATAGCCGGAAGCATATTAACCATAATAAAACTCCCAAGATGAAGCAAAGAAGACTGCCCAGAGCCAACAAAATTTAAAAATTCTAATTTTTGTATGGACTCAAGATTAAGACTGTATAAATCATTTATCACAAGACGATGTTTTTTATTAAATTCTTCGAGTACTGAAAATACATATTTTTGCCTATATTCAGATAAGTTTCTGCCTTTCTCCATAAGAGCTGTTACATTATTTTCAGCTAAAAAACACAAAAAAGCTTGAGCATCTGGAAATCCCCTTGGAACCCAAATAATTTGGGCATAATTATTTCTAAATCTGGTTGGAAATTCAATACCTATTCGCAGAGTTATATCCATCAATTGTGCAGCCTCAATTAATTCCGCTGCAAATTGAGGCTGAATATGGCTATAATAAATAACTCTAAGCCTTCTTATACCTTTTATCCAAGCATCCATCATTAAATGAGCTGGGGATTTTCTGCCTTTTGTATTTACATCATGTACGTGGTCGTCAAAAGATAATTGATTCCATTCTTCAGGCATTTCTAAAAGATGATAGGTTTTTAGCATTTCTCTTACTATGCGAGGCTTTCCAGATGCCGTAACTCTAAAATCATGGGCGAGCTTTAATTGAAAATTATAATTGCCATGAGCTCGAACTATTTCTTTCATTATCTGCAGCAAAACCCTGCCGGTATTCTT
This is a stretch of genomic DNA from Desulfobacterales bacterium. It encodes these proteins:
- a CDS encoding LD-carboxypeptidase, with amino-acid sequence MKPLFPKRLCKGETIGIAAPAGAFNIEKFNQGIEILKNQGFNVVTPEGIFNQKSYFAGSDTERAKILNRLFADKSIKAIIAARGGFGSMKILNLINFNSIRKNKKIFIGFSDISAILGHIWKQSRLVCFHGPVVTNLNSIDALSIQSLIYAISSDNTIEIKTSLNHVIKKGTSEGIILGGNLSTICHLVGTPFQINFRNSIMFIEDINEPPYKIDRMLTQMNLAGCFNGIKGIMLGSFENCGDLNEIYKILDEQFMKKKIPILGGFDIGHSTRNLTIPLGIKAIIDTNNNSLIYKKCATEK
- a CDS encoding response regulator, with amino-acid sequence MPTANKGTILIVNDHEENLKNLSSILTKNGYIVHPVISAQLALKAVSQCQPDLILLDILMPDMGGYEVCECLKANEESRDIPVIFISVVEDISAKVKAFQMGCVDYMTKPFREEEILVRIELHLKLRQMELSLKAANAQLQQKITEQKRITEQLIQSKKMAAIGTLAGGIAHEFNNIIGIITGNISYALSQINENEELFEVLSDVQDGANQAKKLTQRLITFAEGDTPIKTTKFDFKKSGKILVMDDQEAILKLTGRLLNYMGYEAAFAKDGEQVIKIYQEALKSGNPFDVVILDLTIPEKMGGIETIKELLKIDPKVKALVSSGYSIDPVMANFQDYGFCGALPKPYTKKQLSETLNQILK
- a CDS encoding EAL domain-containing protein, producing MESNIITENDKQKILDLFFKNSIIGFCITDNEGIFVEVNKAYCDIYGYKKNELIGKSFLIVVPEDKKAEVSKIYKESMIDGKEIPSEWKAVKKDKSLINIQVTANIFTNNDGKKFKITTVSDITERKKFEMELKKLSMAIEESINIVFITDLKGIIEYVNPMFEKITGYSSQEAIGQVPSILASGETTRAQYSEFWKTIKSGKTWRGDFKNKKKNGEFYWAKGLVSPIKNELNQISHFLAIQEDVSAKMIAEQKAEYLTNYDGLTGLLNRDKFIEKLEKQIATIDKGCFVISDLDGFKDINDIYGHNFANDFFKRLIGIMKQKLAENLEYDKYLIGRLGEDDIGILFQTNSDETFKIIEDIRKNIESFRFTDKSIQATVSSGIVQFPEYGKDIQVIISNANMALHRSKIFGKNKTSIFTDKDKELQKIHTRLHQKDKILKALDEDRFEIYFQPLLDLKTNEIHHYEVLARMRGEDGRIILPGYFIPAAEAFGLISYIDKVITKKAIKYQSDLMKQGQFYTFAMNLSGKELGDDDMLNYLKEEIKSVGADPKGLVFEITETAAIHDIDRAIKFINSLQSMGCSFSLDDFGVGFTSFTYLRDMNVDFIKIDGAFVKRIKENKTDKAIVKSINTIAKEMKIKTIAEFVEDEATLKILKELEVDFGQGFLIGKPAPTLISDRLFR
- a CDS encoding DUF2760 domain-containing protein, with translation MDLMKKLIKKYSRRSFVRIFFYSTFLLCLMCAGIYLGNDFLLSKITSIAEAKPDDPQIVELFNLATIINDNLLIYVIPIFCGVFYLFILIMWMSLRFAVSKLIKADLSSISQKNLDNAGDESLSQKDRKEQAKRIYLHLFSVLQREGRFMDFLSEDLTLYEDEQIGSAVRNIHENCKKIIDKYLSPKEVINQEEGEEINIMPDFDANSIKLIGNVVGSPPFKGILRHKGWKATKLEPPTLSPSQDSKIIAPAEVEIP
- a CDS encoding competence/damage-inducible protein A, which produces MKFEILATGNELTTGKIIDSNSAYIATKLQECGCEVSRLNCVGDDKDSIVSILKEISQRADISIVTGGLGPTTDDLTSDAAAIASEKNLLFHENVCEHIKDLFKKFGRTMPEANKKQAFFPEKSEILDNPVGTAPGFYLVISKCHFFFMPGVPSEMYKMFDEQVMPRIYKILGIQKDFTLSKNFSLFGMPESLISSKLEDFSKIFKSINVGMRAKFPDIEVTLYGKGSEKVQINNELDLASNELMNRLGNYVYSTNKESIEKIIGNLLLNTNATLSLAESCTGGLISHMITSVSGSSDYFLFSGVTYSNEAKVSVLGVSQNTLETHGAVSQETVTEMVRGVQNLTGSTYSIATSGIAGPTGGTETKPVGTLCVGLAYPNGLESFHLYLPIGDRIQKKEIFAFAALDILRRKILNMPYLKALMVAHTKVV